In Helicobacter pylori, a single genomic region encodes these proteins:
- a CDS encoding radical SAM protein, giving the protein MAKENPPVVFGPVLSRRFGKSLGVDLSPSKKQCNYNCIYCELGKAKPIERMEEVIKVETLINAIQNALNNLATPIDVLTITANGEPTLYPHLLELIQSIKPFLKGIKTLILSNGSLFYEPKVQQALKEFDIVKFSLDAIDLKAFERVDKPYSKDINKILEGILRFSQIYQGQLVAEVLLIKGVNDSSNNLKLIAAFLKQINIARVDLSTIDRPSSFKAPKLSEDELLKCSLFFEGLCVSLPKRSITQAKKLISCDADELLALISRRPLSAEEAPLMLDSNAFKHLETLLNHKQITIKKVGSLEFYCTF; this is encoded by the coding sequence ATGGCTAAAGAAAATCCGCCTGTCGTTTTTGGGCCTGTTTTATCCAGGCGTTTTGGGAAGTCTTTGGGCGTGGATTTATCGCCCTCTAAAAAACAATGCAATTACAATTGCATTTATTGCGAGTTGGGTAAAGCCAAGCCCATTGAACGCATGGAAGAAGTGATCAAAGTAGAAACCTTGATTAACGCCATTCAAAACGCCCTAAACAACCTTGCTACCCCCATTGATGTTTTAACCATTACCGCTAATGGCGAACCCACGCTATACCCTCATTTATTAGAGCTTATCCAAAGCATCAAGCCTTTTTTAAAGGGTATTAAAACTTTGATTTTAAGCAACGGCTCACTCTTTTATGAGCCAAAAGTCCAACAAGCCTTAAAGGAATTTGACATCGTTAAATTTTCTTTAGACGCTATTGATTTGAAAGCTTTTGAAAGAGTGGATAAGCCCTATTCTAAAGACATTAACAAGATTTTAGAGGGGATTTTGCGCTTTTCTCAAATCTATCAAGGGCAATTGGTGGCTGAAGTGCTGTTGATTAAGGGCGTGAATGATAGCTCGAACAACTTAAAACTCATCGCTGCCTTTTTAAAACAAATCAATATAGCCAGAGTGGATTTAAGCACCATAGACAGACCCTCAAGCTTTAAAGCCCCAAAATTGAGCGAAGATGAATTATTAAAATGCTCTTTGTTTTTTGAAGGGCTTTGCGTGAGTTTGCCTAAACGATCCATTACTCAAGCTAAAAAATTGATTTCTTGCGATGCGGACGAATTGCTCGCTTTAATTTCCAGGCGCCCTTTAAGTGCAGAAGAAGCCCCCCTAATGCTAGATTCTAACGCTTTTAAGCATTTAGAAACTTTATTAAACCATAAGCAAATTACGATTAAAAAAGTCGGCTCTTTGGAGTTTTATTGCACGTTTTAA
- a CDS encoding ParA family protein encodes MIITIANEKGGSGKSILCLNLCVQLLLDKKDIAALDTDSQKSLEVFNNIRSETSLPNFTLFNRTGNITDTLKQMMDKYEYILIDTKGEHSKESQRAMLLSDWVLIPTTPSQLDTAVLLDMLERIRDIQALNENLKACIAMNRIPTIPTLKEKKALIDFINQNNANESVFLMDNLLSERIAYKRSVSEGMGVMEYNDNKAKNEWSQFYDELIGYLGGKK; translated from the coding sequence ATGATAATCACCATAGCTAACGAAAAAGGAGGGAGCGGTAAATCCATTTTGTGTTTGAATTTGTGCGTCCAATTATTGCTAGACAAGAAAGACATTGCCGCATTAGACACTGATAGCCAAAAAAGTTTGGAAGTGTTTAACAACATTAGAAGCGAAACGAGTTTGCCCAATTTCACGCTCTTTAACCGCACAGGCAATATCACAGATACCTTAAAACAGATGATGGATAAATACGAATACATCCTTATTGACACTAAAGGCGAACATTCCAAAGAAAGTCAAAGAGCTATGTTATTGAGCGATTGGGTGCTAATACCCACCACGCCAAGCCAACTAGACACAGCGGTGTTATTAGACATGCTAGAAAGGATTAGAGACATCCAAGCGTTGAATGAAAATTTGAAAGCTTGTATTGCAATGAACCGTATCCCTACTATCCCCACCCTTAAAGAGAAAAAAGCCCTCATTGATTTCATCAACCAAAATAACGCTAATGAAAGCGTGTTTTTAATGGATAATCTATTAAGCGAAAGGATAGCTTATAAGCGTTCAGTGAGTGAAGGTATGGGTGTGATGGAATACAATGACAATAAGGCTAAAAACGAATGGTCTCAATTCTATGATGAATTGATCGGGTATTTAGGGGGCAAAAAATGA
- a CDS encoding type IV secretory system conjugative DNA transfer family protein, translating into MAPPGSGKTAAVAVPNLLNAPSSCVVLDIKGELFDLTAGYRQQVLKNKIFVFDPLGNDNTLKFNPFDKRIAEKLDFNRKRRLVDEVGNTIFAEDGANKDPHWTQQAKNLFVFYALYDLCVHNTSTFFEIASAPIKNYVPLINPQSRFYTELYECQSSDNGFVKENGRYMAKVENGVKKMKPNVNVELLWYKQVAEQVYTDPENPKNYDGSVNHLEKDDQGNIIMKEGMLDPIIRNEANKWAKANDKEFASIKSVYSRFMQVFTSYQVKSATDSMSFEYEDLRADNISLYIKIAQTDIDTLAPLIRILLESIAKNLLLKEGKKFEERVYLFLDEFVRFGKLPFLLEMPALSRSYGVVLIFITQSNALIEKYYGREDARIVNSTVAYKIIFKMDDLEYAKQVSEEIGKMTRKTRSHSTEKGQLITGGTSSIGKEAWDLLSVQDIMNIDKDEVIVLVSGHKAKPLKLKANYYFKNKELLSRINWEVKPNEEVF; encoded by the coding sequence ATCGCTCCTCCTGGAAGTGGTAAAACCGCAGCTGTGGCTGTGCCTAATCTTTTAAATGCGCCTAGCTCTTGTGTGGTGTTAGATATTAAAGGGGAGTTATTTGATTTGACGGCTGGTTACAGACAACAAGTTTTAAAAAATAAAATTTTTGTGTTTGATCCCTTAGGAAATGATAACACGCTTAAATTCAATCCGTTTGACAAACGCATTGCAGAAAAATTAGATTTTAACCGAAAGCGAAGGCTTGTAGATGAAGTGGGTAATACTATTTTTGCTGAAGATGGGGCAAATAAAGACCCTCATTGGACACAGCAAGCTAAAAATTTATTTGTCTTTTACGCTCTTTATGATTTGTGCGTGCATAACACTAGCACCTTTTTTGAAATTGCAAGCGCTCCTATAAAAAATTATGTCCCCTTAATCAATCCACAAAGCCGATTTTATACTGAATTATATGAATGTCAAAGTAGCGATAATGGTTTTGTTAAAGAAAATGGGCGTTATATGGCTAAAGTAGAAAATGGCGTTAAAAAAATGAAACCTAATGTTAATGTGGAATTGCTATGGTATAAACAAGTAGCCGAACAAGTCTATACTGACCCAGAAAATCCTAAAAATTATGATGGATCTGTGAATCATTTAGAAAAAGACGATCAAGGCAATATTATAATGAAAGAGGGTATGTTAGATCCTATTATTAGAAACGAAGCGAACAAATGGGCTAAGGCGAATGATAAAGAGTTTGCGAGCATTAAATCAGTTTATAGCCGTTTTATGCAAGTCTTTACAAGCTATCAAGTTAAAAGCGCTACAGACAGCATGAGTTTTGAATACGAGGATTTAAGGGCTGACAATATTTCACTCTATATTAAAATCGCTCAAACAGATATTGACACGCTCGCACCGCTTATCCGTATCCTTTTGGAAAGTATTGCTAAAAATCTTTTATTGAAAGAGGGTAAGAAATTTGAAGAAAGGGTTTATCTGTTTTTAGATGAATTTGTGCGTTTTGGTAAATTGCCTTTTTTGTTAGAAATGCCCGCATTGAGCAGGAGCTATGGTGTGGTTTTAATTTTTATCACGCAATCCAACGCTCTTATTGAAAAATATTATGGCAGAGAAGATGCAAGAATTGTTAATAGCACCGTGGCTTACAAAATAATTTTCAAAATGGATGATTTAGAATACGCTAAACAAGTGAGCGAAGAAATCGGTAAGATGACTAGAAAAACACGAAGCCACTCTACAGAAAAAGGACAACTCATTACCGGAGGGACTTCTAGTATAGGTAAAGAAGCGTGGGACTTATTGAGCGTGCAAGACATTATGAATATTGATAAAGATGAAGTGATCGTTTTAGTAAGCGGCCATAAGGCCAAACCCTTAAAATTAAAAGCGAATTATTATTTCAAAAACAAAGAATTACTCTCTCGTATTAATTGGGAAGTCAAGCCCAATGAAGAAGTGTTTTGA
- a CDS encoding transposase: MKVNKGFKFRLYPTKEQQDKLQHCFFVYNQAYNIGLNLLQEQYETNKDSPPKERKWKKSSELDHAIKHHLNARGLSFSSVIAQQSRMNVERALKDAFKVKNRGFPQFKNSKSAKQSFSWNNQGFSIKDSDEERFKTFTLMKMPLLMRMHRDFPPNFKVKQISISCNHRKYFVSFSVEYEQDITPIKNPKNGVGLDLNILDIACSCGVNNHKKLTDFKQYPIDMKELLGIEIDEELDTKRLIPTYSKLYSLKKYSKKFKRLQRKQSRMVLKSKQNKTQLGGNFYKTQKKLNQAFDKSSHQKTDRYHKITSELSKQFEWIVVEDLQVKNMTKRAKLKNVKQKSGLNQSILNASFYQIISFLDYKQQHNGKLLVKVPPQYTSKTCHCCGNINHKLKLNHRQYWCLECGYREHRDINAANNILSKGLSLFGVGNIHADFKEQSLSC, encoded by the coding sequence ATGAAAGTCAATAAGGGTTTTAAATTCCGCTTGTATCCCACTAAAGAACAACAGGATAAATTGCAACACTGCTTTTTTGTCTATAATCAAGCTTATAATATTGGCTTGAATTTACTGCAAGAGCAATATGAAACCAACAAAGATTCACCTCCCAAAGAAAGAAAGTGGAAAAAATCAAGCGAGTTAGATCATGCGATTAAACACCACTTGAACGCTAGGGGGTTAAGCTTTAGTAGTGTGATAGCCCAACAATCACGCATGAATGTTGAAAGGGCTTTAAAAGATGCTTTTAAAGTTAAAAACAGGGGCTTTCCTCAATTCAAAAACTCTAAATCCGCCAAACAATCTTTTTCGTGGAACAATCAAGGTTTCTCTATTAAGGATAGCGATGAGGAGCGCTTCAAGACATTCACTCTGATGAAAATGCCTTTACTCATGCGCATGCATAGAGACTTCCCCCCTAATTTTAAAGTGAAACAAATTAGTATCTCTTGCAACCATAGAAAATATTTTGTTAGCTTTAGCGTGGAATACGAACAAGACATTACTCCCATCAAAAACCCTAAAAATGGTGTGGGGCTAGATTTGAATATCCTTGATATAGCTTGTTCTTGTGGGGTGAATAATCACAAAAAACTAACGGACTTTAAGCAATACCCAATAGACATGAAAGAATTACTAGGGATAGAAATAGATGAAGAGTTGGATACTAAACGACTCATCCCTACTTATTCCAAATTGTATTCTTTAAAAAAATACTCTAAAAAATTTAAAAGATTGCAAAGAAAACAAAGCCGTATGGTGTTAAAGTCTAAACAAAACAAAACCCAATTAGGAGGTAATTTTTACAAAACCCAAAAGAAATTAAACCAAGCCTTTGACAAGTCTAGTCATCAAAAAACAGACAGATACCATAAAATCACAAGCGAACTTTCAAAGCAATTTGAATGGATAGTAGTTGAAGATTTGCAAGTAAAAAACATGACTAAAAGAGCTAAACTCAAAAATGTTAAACAAAAGAGTGGGCTTAATCAATCTATTTTAAACGCTTCATTCTATCAAATCATTTCTTTTTTAGATTACAAACAACAGCATAATGGCAAATTGTTAGTGAAAGTTCCCCCACAATATACGAGTAAAACTTGCCATTGTTGTGGGAATATCAACCACAAGCTTAAATTAAATCATAGGCAATATTGGTGTTTAGAATGCGGGTATAGAGAACACAGAGACATCAACGCTGCGAACAATATTTTAAGCAAAGGGTTAAGTCTTTTTGGGGTAGGAAATATCCATGCAGACTTTAAAGAACAAAGCCTTTCGTGTTAG
- a CDS encoding virB2 type IV secretion protein has product MKTKHKGIRMFKQIRRMMSLAILMPSFLLAAPDYKQKFTQILDFISNDFIKAIGGLIIVGTCIYAYKNWDRLGEIGWKCVGIIIITAAISNAKTLSQWLF; this is encoded by the coding sequence ATGAAAACAAAACATAAAGGAATAAGAATGTTTAAGCAAATTCGTAGAATGATGAGTTTGGCAATATTAATGCCTAGTTTTTTATTGGCGGCACCAGATTACAAACAAAAATTCACTCAAATATTGGATTTCATAAGCAATGACTTTATCAAAGCTATCGGTGGTCTAATCATTGTTGGGACTTGCATTTACGCCTATAAAAATTGGGACAGGCTTGGAGAAATTGGTTGGAAATGCGTTGGGATTATCATTATAACCGCTGCTATTTCTAATGCTAAAACTTTAAGTCAATGGTTATTTTAG
- a CDS encoding type II toxin-antitoxin system mRNA interferase toxin, RelE/StbE family encodes MLKVRTKKDFLKDFNKHILSGRITESDVTSVVDCLKEQKPLQQKYCDHALSGNLKGLRECHVKPNLLLIYEIKKQENELVLLRLDTHSELFKK; translated from the coding sequence ATGCTTAAAGTCAGAACTAAGAAAGATTTTCTTAAAGACTTTAATAAGCATATCTTGTCTGGGCGTATTACAGAAAGCGATGTTACAAGCGTTGTTGATTGCCTAAAAGAACAAAAACCACTCCAACAAAAATATTGCGACCATGCTTTGAGCGGCAATCTTAAAGGGCTGAGAGAATGCCATGTCAAGCCAAACTTGTTATTGATTTATGAAATCAAAAAACAAGAAAACGAACTTGTTTTATTGCGTCTAGACACTCATAGTGAGCTATTTAAAAAGTGA
- a CDS encoding threonine--tRNA ligase: protein MSAELIAVYKDEQIIDLESAKVLGLSDGIKALKGSEPIFFDDSPLALEVIRHSCAHLLAQSLKALYPDAKFFVGPVVEEGFYYDFKTASKISEEDLPKIEAKMKEFAKLKLAITKETLTREQALERFKGDELKHAVMSKISGDIFGVYQQGEFEDLCKGPHLPNTRFLNHFKLTKLAGAYLGGDENNEMLIRIYGIAFATKEGLKDYLFQIEEAKKRDHRKLGVELGLFSFDDEIGAGLPLWLPKGARLRKRIEDLLSKALLLRGYEPVKGPEILKSDVWKISGHYDNYKENMYFTTIDEQEYGIKPMNCVGHIKVYQSALHSYRDLPLRFYEYGVVHRHEKSGVLHGLLRVREFTQDDAHIFCSFEQIQSEVSAILDFTHKIMKAFDFSYEMELSTRPAKSIGDDKVWEKATNALKEALKEHRIDYKVDEGGGAFYGPKIDIKITDALKRKWQCGTIQVDMNLPERFKLAFTNEHNHAEQPVMIHRAILGSFERFIAILSEHFGGNFPFFVAPTQIALIPINEEHHVFALKLKEELKKRDIFVEALDKNDSLNKKVRLAEKQKIPMILVLGNEEVESEILSIRDREKQAQYKMPLKEFLNMVESRMQEVSF from the coding sequence ATGAGTGCGGAACTGATTGCTGTTTATAAAGACGAGCAAATAATAGATTTAGAGAGCGCGAAAGTCTTAGGGCTGAGCGATGGGATTAAAGCGTTAAAAGGGAGCGAGCCGATATTTTTTGATGATTCGCCTTTGGCTTTAGAGGTGATCAGGCATTCATGCGCGCATTTGCTTGCGCAAAGCTTGAAAGCCCTTTATCCGGACGCGAAATTTTTTGTAGGTCCTGTGGTAGAAGAGGGGTTTTATTACGATTTTAAGACCGCTTCAAAAATCAGCGAAGAGGATTTGCCTAAAATTGAAGCGAAAATGAAAGAATTTGCGAAGTTAAAGCTCGCTATCACTAAAGAGACTTTAACCAGAGAGCAAGCTTTGGAGCGTTTTAAAGGCGATGAATTAAAGCATGCGGTGATGAGTAAAATCAGTGGCGATATATTTGGCGTGTACCAACAGGGCGAGTTTGAAGATTTGTGTAAGGGGCCTCACCTCCCAAACACCCGTTTTTTAAACCATTTCAAGCTCACTAAATTGGCCGGGGCTTATTTGGGTGGCGATGAAAACAATGAAATGCTCATTAGAATCTATGGCATCGCTTTTGCCACCAAAGAGGGCTTAAAAGACTATCTTTTCCAAATAGAAGAAGCGAAAAAACGAGATCACAGAAAGCTAGGCGTGGAGCTAGGGCTTTTTAGTTTTGATGATGAGATAGGGGCGGGCTTACCTTTATGGCTGCCTAAAGGGGCAAGACTCAGAAAACGCATTGAAGATTTATTGAGCAAGGCGTTACTTTTAAGAGGCTATGAGCCGGTTAAAGGCCCTGAGATTTTAAAGAGCGATGTGTGGAAAATCAGCGGGCATTATGACAACTATAAAGAAAACATGTATTTCACCACGATTGATGAGCAAGAATACGGCATAAAGCCTATGAACTGCGTGGGGCATATTAAAGTCTATCAAAGCGCTTTGCACAGCTATAGAGATTTGCCTTTAAGGTTTTATGAATACGGCGTGGTGCATCGGCATGAAAAAAGCGGCGTGTTGCATGGGCTTTTAAGGGTTAGGGAATTTACCCAAGATGATGCACATATTTTTTGCTCTTTTGAACAGATCCAAAGCGAAGTGAGCGCAATTTTAGATTTCACGCATAAAATCATGAAAGCATTTGACTTTAGCTATGAAATGGAATTATCCACTAGACCGGCTAAATCCATAGGCGATGATAAAGTTTGGGAAAAGGCCACTAACGCTTTAAAAGAAGCCCTAAAAGAGCACCGCATTGATTATAAGGTTGATGAAGGAGGAGGGGCTTTCTATGGGCCTAAGATTGACATTAAAATCACTGACGCTTTAAAGCGTAAATGGCAGTGCGGCACGATTCAAGTGGATATGAATTTGCCTGAACGCTTCAAGCTCGCTTTCACTAATGAACACAATCACGCTGAACAGCCGGTGATGATCCACAGAGCGATTTTAGGCTCGTTTGAAAGGTTTATTGCGATTTTGAGCGAACATTTTGGGGGGAATTTCCCTTTCTTTGTCGCGCCCACTCAAATCGCTCTCATTCCTATTAATGAAGAGCATCATGTTTTTGCTTTGAAATTAAAAGAGGAATTAAAAAAGCGCGATATTTTTGTAGAAGCGTTGGATAAAAACGACAGCTTGAATAAAAAGGTGCGATTAGCCGAAAAGCAAAAAA
- a CDS encoding virB3 type IV secretion protein: MALHIVCVESINIREISKRETFLGLNLDSWIVSFLMSAWLLSFQPLYAMGLMASCVFIFYILEFFDEDITAILHALFTLRTGARNYYA, from the coding sequence ATGGCATTGCATATTGTTTGTGTTGAAAGTATCAACATTAGAGAAATCAGCAAAAGAGAAACTTTTTTGGGATTAAACTTGGATAGTTGGATTGTTAGTTTCTTAATGTCGGCATGGTTACTTTCATTCCAACCACTTTATGCTATGGGTTTAATGGCTAGTTGTGTGTTTATATTCTACATTTTAGAATTTTTTGATGAAGATATAACAGCCATTTTGCATGCACTTTTCACATTAAGAACAGGAGCTAGAAATTATTATGCTTGA
- the tnpA gene encoding IS200/IS605 family transposase: MKKIDDMRHGRHCVFLIHAHLVFVTKYRRKAFNKEVIDFLGSVFAKVCKDFESELVEFDGESDHVHLLINYPPKVSVSKLVNSLKGVSSRLTRKHHFKSVEASLWGKHLWSPSYFAGSCGGAPLEMIKQYIQEQETPH, translated from the coding sequence ATGAAAAAAATTGATGATATGAGACACGGAAGGCATTGTGTTTTTTTAATACACGCGCATTTGGTATTTGTTACTAAATACCGGCGTAAAGCGTTCAACAAGGAAGTGATAGATTTTTTAGGATCGGTGTTTGCCAAAGTGTGTAAGGACTTTGAGAGCGAGTTGGTAGAATTTGATGGGGAGAGCGATCATGTGCATTTGCTTATCAACTACCCACCCAAAGTGAGCGTGAGTAAGTTAGTCAATTCTTTAAAGGGCGTTAGCAGTCGTTTGACTAGAAAACACCATTTCAAAAGCGTTGAAGCTAGTTTGTGGGGGAAGCATTTGTGGTCGCCTAGTTATTTCGCTGGGAGTTGTGGGGGTGCGCCTTTAGAGATGATTAAGCAATACATACAAGAACAAGAAACACCGCATTAA
- a CDS encoding type IA DNA topoisomerase has protein sequence MKDSVIIIESPNKVEKIKQLTGAEVYATIGHFTNLIGVDIENNFACKFEIKEDKAKKINFLINACRDKKVYIATDPDREGYGIGYQFYEKIKNVASEIYRAEFHEITPSGIENGLKNAVLFSRSNTNLYQSFLGRIASDQVVGFALTSYLRKSLNLSELSAGRVQTPALALICQRDQEIRDFDKLDAEEKVEYQIQANIVCNEKEVIIKHVRANEKNELVDFKFKDKNEASQFLKDLKDGLGSMSVLVSVKESLSNKEPKKPFTTSKLLSQASKSLKIPTKEIAQLAQKLFEAGLITYHRTDSEFLSPEYLKEHKVFFKPIYPSVYQYREYKAGKNSQTEAHEAIRITHLHALKDLEKVCSDAKISEELALKLYQLIYANTICSQSRNALYNQYDCIFKIKSESFKLSFKLLKEKGFLEIEELIQGKEELNKEEQESEIENFSLKENDSVPLKEVFIKKIEKPSPKPYKESAFIPLLESEGIGRPSTYASFLDLLLKRKYISIDTKTNAITPTSQGLEVISFFKKDREVDFIALTSKDKSKLGSTTKQFEECLDLIMRGEASYEKFMLEVISKLKSTAKFYPTSTKNSVL, from the coding sequence ATGAAAGATAGCGTGATTATCATTGAAAGCCCTAATAAGGTTGAGAAGATTAAACAACTAACAGGTGCGGAAGTTTATGCAACTATAGGGCATTTCACTAACCTTATAGGCGTAGATATTGAAAATAATTTTGCTTGTAAGTTTGAAATCAAAGAAGACAAGGCTAAGAAAATAAATTTTTTAATCAATGCTTGTAGGGACAAAAAAGTCTATATCGCTACTGACCCTGATAGAGAGGGCTATGGTATTGGCTATCAATTTTATGAAAAAATTAAAAATGTAGCTAGTGAAATTTATCGTGCAGAATTTCATGAGATCACACCAAGCGGTATTGAAAACGGCTTAAAAAATGCGGTGTTATTTTCTCGTTCTAACACTAATTTATACCAATCATTCTTAGGCAGGATTGCAAGCGATCAAGTTGTTGGATTTGCTCTAACAAGCTATTTAAGAAAAAGTTTAAATCTTAGTGAATTGAGCGCTGGTAGAGTACAAACTCCAGCTCTAGCTTTAATCTGCCAAAGAGATCAAGAAATAAGGGATTTTGATAAGTTAGATGCTGAAGAAAAAGTAGAATATCAAATCCAAGCTAATATTGTGTGCAATGAAAAAGAAGTGATTATTAAGCATGTAAGAGCGAATGAAAAAAACGAACTAGTGGATTTTAAATTTAAAGACAAAAACGAAGCATCTCAATTTTTAAAAGATCTAAAGGATGGATTAGGCTCTATGAGTGTTCTAGTTTCAGTAAAAGAAAGTCTATCCAATAAAGAACCCAAAAAACCTTTCACCACCTCTAAACTTTTATCCCAAGCGAGCAAATCCTTAAAAATACCCACTAAAGAAATCGCACAACTTGCTCAAAAACTTTTTGAAGCTGGTCTCATCACTTATCACAGAACTGATAGTGAATTTTTAAGTCCTGAGTATCTCAAAGAACATAAAGTGTTTTTTAAACCTATTTATCCGAGTGTTTATCAATACAGGGAGTATAAGGCTGGCAAAAACTCACAAACTGAAGCGCATGAAGCCATAAGAATTACACATCTGCATGCTTTAAAAGACTTAGAAAAAGTGTGCAGTGACGCTAAAATAAGCGAAGAATTAGCGCTGAAGTTGTATCAACTTATTTATGCCAATACAATTTGTTCTCAAAGTAGAAACGCCTTATACAATCAATATGATTGTATCTTTAAAATTAAAAGCGAGAGTTTTAAGCTCTCTTTCAAACTTTTAAAAGAAAAGGGTTTTTTAGAGATTGAAGAACTCATTCAAGGCAAAGAAGAACTTAACAAGGAAGAACAAGAAAGTGAAATAGAAAACTTTTCATTAAAAGAAAATGATAGTGTCCCGTTAAAAGAAGTTTTTATTAAAAAAATAGAAAAACCCAGTCCTAAACCTTATAAAGAAAGCGCCTTTATTCCTTTATTAGAAAGCGAGGGGATTGGTCGTCCTAGCACTTATGCGAGCTTCTTAGATCTTCTTTTGAAGCGTAAATATATTAGCATTGATACAAAAACTAACGCTATCACCCCTACTAGTCAAGGATTAGAAGTGATTTCATTTTTCAAAAAAGATAGAGAAGTGGATTTCATCGCTCTTACAAGCAAGGATAAGAGCAAATTAGGAAGCACTACCAAACAATTTGAAGAATGTTTGGATTTAATTATGAGAGGTGAAGCTAGTTATGAAAAGTTCATGCTTGAAGTCATAAGCAAATTAAAAAGTACCGCCAAGTTTTATCCCACTAGCACGAAAAACTCCGTCCTTTAG